The proteins below come from a single Edaphobacter acidisoli genomic window:
- the flgM gene encoding flagellar biosynthesis anti-sigma factor FlgM, whose protein sequence is MSVTNGIGNLQQTTGTSATEAAAHVSGSAVKAKGTAETRSEQTDHAELSTAGSLISKALGGSDVRMGKVQALQQAIASGSYQVSSSDVADKLVDSMME, encoded by the coding sequence ATGAGTGTGACAAACGGGATTGGCAATCTGCAGCAAACTACTGGTACATCCGCAACTGAGGCTGCGGCGCATGTCTCTGGCAGTGCGGTGAAGGCAAAGGGCACTGCCGAGACTCGGTCTGAACAGACCGATCATGCTGAGTTGAGTACCGCAGGAAGTTTGATCTCGAAAGCTTTGGGTGGCTCTGACGTTCGGATGGGCAAGGTGCAGGCGTTGCAGCAGGCGATTGCTTCAGGTAGCTATCAGGTGTCATCTTCCGATGTTGCGGACAAGCTTGTTGATTCCATGATGGAGTAG